A region from the Gossypium hirsutum isolate 1008001.06 chromosome A08, Gossypium_hirsutum_v2.1, whole genome shotgun sequence genome encodes:
- the LOC107930483 gene encoding WAT1-related protein At3g30340, with protein MNCCGQWSFVIAMVAVNFAFAITNALYKMILNEGMSGLIILIYRHSISVICLTPIAFFRERKSRPKLTPSIMCQLFFNALIGLVLTQYFFLLGLQYTSPTFTCAFLNIVPAITLVLALPFGLEKVNIGNKPGKAKVVGTLVCISGAMVLTLYKGRTLVGSSNSSDNNTSVVATKKKDRWGIGPIFPMAGAVCFSSWFLLQSRIGKVYPCKYSSTALMSLFSAFQSTILGLITEREFTKWILKDELEVTTVIIAGIVASGLCYVGMSWCVEHKGPVFTSAFSPLVQIFVAMFDFSILHGKIYLGSVIGSILIVIGLYILLWGRNSEAQEMKQPQEGEEKDCNVRSQV; from the exons ATGAACTGCTGTGGACAATGGAGCTTTGTTATTGCAATGGTAGCTGTCAACTTTGCATTTGCTATAACAAATGCCCTTTACAAAATGATTCTCAATGAAGGAATGAGTGGTTTAATCATCTTAATATATCGTCACTCGATTTCCGTGATTTGTTTAACACCGATCGCCTTCTTTCGAGAAAG AAAAAGTAGACCAAAGCTCACACCTAGTATCATGTGCCAGCTCTTCTTTAACGCTCTTATAGGTTTAGTTTTGACACAATATTTTTTCCTTCTTGGACTTCAATATACTTCACCAACATTCACATGTGCATTCCTAAATATAGTCCCTGCAATCACCTTGGTTTTGGCTCTACCGTTCGG GCTCGAGAAAGTGAACATCGGAAATAAGCCGGGGAAAGCAAAGGTTGTTGGCACATTGGTTTGTATTAGTGGAGCTATGGTATTGACACTTTACAAAGGAAGAACATTGGTGGGATCATCCAATTCAAGTGACAATAATACATCGGTAGTAGCAACAAAGAAGAAAGACCGATGGGGCATCGGTCCGATATTCCCGATGGCAGGTGCCGTATGTTTTTCGTCGTGGTTCCTACTTCAATCGAGGATTGGAAAAGTGTACCCTTGCAAATATTCAAGCACCGCCTTAATGTCTTTGTTTAGTGCATTTCAATCAACCATATTAGGGTTGATAACAGAGAGGGAGTTTACTAAATGGATTTTGAAGGATGAACTTGAAGTAACAACAGTCATAATTGCA GGAATAGTGGCATCAGGATTATGCTATGTGGGAATGTCATGGTGTGTGGAACATAAGGGTCCAGTCTTCACTTCAGCTTTCAGTCCATTGGTGCAAATATTTGTAGCAATGTTTGATTTCTCCATTTTACATGGAAAAATCTACTTGGGGAG TGTCATTGGATCAATCTTAATTGTAATTGGTTTATATATACTGCTATGGGGAAGAAACTCCGAGGCACAAGAAATGAAGCAACCTCaagaaggagaagaaaaagactGTAATGTAAGGTCACAAGTCTAA